In one Lysobacter alkalisoli genomic region, the following are encoded:
- a CDS encoding fructosamine kinase family protein, with protein MDAALRLLDQAGDGLHRAQVHGRPVVLKRRTGAPAGFFAAEAHGLEVLRATGAMRIPDVLALGADGIVLEDLGHGRPTSAQWSAAGAALATLHRTTGAAFGFDADGWCGDSTQDNTRDSDGHRFFAERRLLPQARWARDAGLLAAADIARIESICERLPGRLPTAPPVLVHGDLWSGNLHACADGGLALIDGAAVHHGWAEGDLAMLVLFGGPPELFFDAYQKAAGIGADWRERAPLLNLYHLLNHLNLFGAGYLHQVQAVLKRFA; from the coding sequence TTGGACGCGGCACTCCGACTGCTGGACCAGGCCGGCGACGGCCTGCACCGCGCACAGGTGCATGGCCGGCCGGTGGTGCTGAAGCGCCGTACCGGCGCACCGGCAGGCTTCTTCGCCGCGGAGGCACACGGACTGGAAGTGTTGCGTGCGACGGGCGCGATGCGGATACCGGACGTGCTCGCGCTCGGCGCCGACGGCATCGTCCTGGAAGACCTCGGCCATGGCCGGCCGACATCGGCGCAGTGGTCCGCGGCAGGCGCGGCGCTGGCCACGCTGCATCGGACGACCGGAGCCGCGTTCGGATTCGACGCCGATGGCTGGTGCGGCGACAGCACGCAGGACAACACCCGCGACAGCGACGGCCATCGCTTCTTCGCCGAGCGCAGGCTGCTGCCACAGGCACGATGGGCCCGCGATGCCGGGCTGTTGGCGGCCGCAGACATCGCCCGCATCGAATCGATCTGTGAACGCCTGCCTGGACGTCTGCCCACCGCGCCTCCGGTACTCGTCCACGGCGACCTCTGGTCCGGCAACCTGCACGCCTGTGCCGATGGCGGGCTGGCCCTGATCGACGGCGCTGCCGTCCACCACGGTTGGGCCGAAGGCGACCTGGCCATGCTGGTCCTGTTCGGCGGCCCGCCGGAATTGTTCTTCGATGCCTACCAGAAGGCCGCCGGCATCGGTGCGGACTGGCGCGAACGCGCACCGCTGCTGAACCTCTACCACCTGCTCAACCACCTGAACCTGTTCGGAGCGGGCTATCTGCATCAGGTGCAGGCGGTGCTGAAGCGATTCGCGTAG
- the xseA gene encoding exodeoxyribonuclease VII large subunit, which yields MTAPDTLTPSQLNALARNLLEDSFPLVWVEGELGNVSRPASGHLYLTLKDARAQVRCAMFKPKSSWLKFQPREGLHVRVRGRLTLYEARGDYQMVLDHMEEAGEGALRRAFEELKARLQTEGLFDEDRKRPLPRFARRIGVITSPSGAAVRDVLSVLARRFPLAEPEVLPVPVQGEGAAAQITAMLKHAAASGRYDVLLLTRGGGSLEDLWAFNDEALARAVAACEVPVVSAVGHEVDFSLTDFAADLRAPTPSVAAELLVPNQDDLRQRLQVLETRVQRIQAQRLRDAMQRSDRAALRLNAMKPQARLDALRQRQAEAMRRLHATWRQRIERERATLRHATAVLRAAHPRRRLERLRERVAALAARPQAAIARRLSHETLRLRGLARSLEAISPLATVARGYAILQHGDGRVVRSVLDAAPGDRLQARLGDGQLSLRVETDK from the coding sequence ATGACCGCGCCCGACACCCTCACCCCGAGCCAGCTGAATGCGCTTGCGCGCAACCTGCTGGAGGACAGCTTCCCGCTGGTCTGGGTGGAAGGCGAGCTGGGCAATGTATCGCGGCCGGCCTCGGGCCACCTCTACCTGACCCTGAAGGACGCGCGCGCGCAGGTGCGTTGCGCGATGTTCAAGCCCAAGAGCAGCTGGCTGAAGTTCCAGCCACGCGAGGGCCTGCACGTGCGCGTGCGCGGCCGGCTCACCCTGTACGAGGCGCGTGGCGACTACCAGATGGTGCTCGACCACATGGAGGAGGCCGGCGAAGGCGCGCTGCGGCGTGCGTTCGAGGAACTGAAGGCGCGGCTGCAGACCGAAGGGCTGTTCGACGAGGACCGCAAGCGTCCCCTGCCCCGTTTCGCGCGCCGGATCGGCGTGATCACCTCGCCCAGCGGCGCGGCGGTACGCGACGTGCTCAGTGTGCTGGCGCGGCGTTTTCCGCTGGCCGAACCCGAGGTCCTGCCGGTGCCGGTGCAGGGCGAAGGGGCCGCCGCACAGATCACCGCGATGCTGAAGCATGCAGCGGCGTCCGGCCGCTACGACGTGCTGCTGCTGACCCGTGGCGGCGGCTCGCTGGAAGACCTGTGGGCGTTCAACGACGAGGCGCTGGCGCGTGCGGTCGCCGCCTGCGAGGTACCCGTGGTGTCGGCGGTCGGGCATGAGGTCGACTTCAGCCTGACCGACTTCGCCGCCGACCTGCGCGCGCCGACACCGTCGGTCGCGGCCGAGCTGCTGGTGCCGAACCAGGACGACCTGCGCCAGCGCCTGCAGGTACTGGAGACACGTGTGCAGCGCATCCAGGCGCAACGCCTGCGCGATGCGATGCAACGCAGCGACCGTGCCGCACTGCGACTCAATGCGATGAAGCCTCAGGCCCGCCTCGATGCGCTGCGCCAGCGACAGGCCGAGGCCATGCGTCGTCTGCATGCGACCTGGCGCCAGCGTATCGAACGCGAACGCGCGACCTTGCGCCATGCCACGGCGGTGCTGCGCGCCGCCCATCCAAGACGCCGGCTCGAACGCCTGCGTGAGCGCGTCGCCGCCTTGGCCGCGCGGCCGCAGGCGGCGATCGCGCGCCGTCTTTCGCACGAAACGCTGCGCCTGCGTGGACTGGCCCGCTCGCTGGAAGCGATCAGTCCGCTGGCCACCGTCGCCCGCGGCTACGCGATCCTGCAGCACGGCGACGGCCGCGTGGTCCGCAGCGTGCTCGATGCCGCGCCCGGCGACCGCTTGCAGGCGCGCCTCGGCGATGGCCAGTTGTCGCTCCGGGTGGAAACCGACAAGTAG
- a CDS encoding acetolactate synthase large subunit produces the protein MTKASDLFVAALEAEGVEYVFGIPGEENLDLLESLRNSNIRLLLTRHEQGAGFMAATYGRLTGKAGVCLSTLGPGATNLVTAAAYAQLGAMPMLMITGQKPIKVSKQGHFQIVDVVDTMRPLTKYTRQIVSADTIPARVREAFRRAEEERPGAVHLELPQDIAGDDTGTRLIPPAFSRRPLAEHKAIAHAAEAIRDARHPLLMIGAGANRKTTARQLRALVDKLGIPFFTTQMGKGVIDEQHPLWLGNAALSDHDFVHRAIDAADCIVNIGHDVIEKPPFFMREGRRTVIHVNYAGAEVDAVYFPQIEVVGDIANAVWQLGEALEPQPHWDFAFFDRVRAALLDNLGQLAGGPCFPLTAPRLVAEVRAAMEPCDVVCLDNGLYKLWFARGYRCREPNTLLLDNALATMGAGLPSAIAARIVCPDRRVLAICGDGGFMMNSQEIETAVRLGLDLTVLVVRDDAYGMIKWKQAHEGYPSFGMDLGNPDFVKYAESYGARGHRPDSAEAFAPLLREALDTPGVDLIEVPIDYADDDRLLNEEIPRLSAAVD, from the coding sequence ATGACCAAGGCTTCCGACCTGTTCGTCGCCGCGCTCGAGGCCGAGGGCGTGGAATACGTATTCGGCATTCCGGGCGAAGAGAACCTCGACCTGCTCGAATCGCTGCGCAACTCGAACATCCGCCTGCTGCTGACCCGGCACGAGCAGGGCGCCGGTTTCATGGCCGCGACCTACGGCCGGCTGACCGGGAAGGCCGGCGTGTGCCTGTCCACCCTCGGCCCCGGTGCGACCAACCTGGTCACCGCCGCGGCCTATGCCCAGCTCGGTGCGATGCCGATGCTGATGATCACCGGGCAGAAGCCGATCAAGGTCAGCAAGCAGGGGCACTTCCAGATCGTCGACGTGGTCGACACGATGCGTCCTCTGACCAAGTACACCCGCCAGATCGTCTCCGCCGACACCATTCCGGCGCGGGTACGCGAGGCGTTCCGCCGTGCCGAAGAGGAGCGCCCGGGTGCGGTGCACCTGGAGCTGCCGCAGGACATCGCCGGCGACGACACCGGCACCCGGCTGATTCCGCCGGCCTTCTCGCGCCGGCCGCTGGCCGAGCACAAGGCGATTGCCCATGCCGCCGAGGCGATCCGCGATGCCCGCCACCCGCTGCTGATGATCGGCGCCGGCGCCAACCGCAAGACCACCGCGCGCCAGCTGCGTGCCCTGGTCGACAAACTCGGGATCCCGTTCTTCACCACCCAGATGGGCAAGGGCGTGATCGACGAACAGCACCCGCTGTGGCTCGGCAACGCCGCGCTGTCCGACCACGACTTCGTCCACCGCGCGATCGACGCGGCCGATTGCATCGTCAACATCGGCCACGACGTGATCGAGAAGCCGCCGTTCTTCATGCGCGAGGGCCGGCGCACGGTGATCCACGTCAACTACGCCGGTGCCGAGGTCGACGCGGTGTACTTCCCGCAGATCGAGGTGGTCGGCGACATCGCCAATGCGGTCTGGCAGCTCGGCGAAGCGCTGGAGCCGCAGCCGCACTGGGACTTCGCGTTCTTCGACCGGGTCCGCGCGGCGCTGCTGGACAACCTCGGCCAGCTGGCTGGCGGCCCATGCTTCCCGCTGACCGCACCGCGACTGGTCGCCGAGGTGCGCGCGGCGATGGAGCCATGCGACGTGGTCTGCCTCGACAACGGCCTGTACAAACTGTGGTTCGCACGCGGTTACCGGTGCCGCGAGCCGAACACCCTGCTGCTCGACAATGCGCTGGCGACGATGGGCGCCGGCCTGCCCTCGGCGATCGCGGCGCGGATCGTCTGCCCCGACCGTCGCGTGCTTGCGATCTGCGGCGACGGCGGCTTCATGATGAATTCGCAGGAGATCGAGACCGCGGTGCGGCTGGGCCTGGACCTGACCGTACTGGTGGTGCGCGACGACGCCTACGGCATGATCAAGTGGAAGCAGGCGCATGAGGGCTACCCGAGCTTCGGCATGGACCTGGGCAACCCGGACTTCGTGAAGTACGCCGAAAGCTACGGCGCACGCGGCCACCGCCCGGATTCGGCGGAAGCCTTCGCACCGTTGCTGCGGGAGGCGCTGGACACGCCCGGGGTCGACCTGATCGAGGTTCCGATCGACTACGCCGACGACGACCGCCTGCTCAACGAGGAAATTCCCCGGCTCAGTGCCGCGGTGGATTGA
- a CDS encoding RNA polymerase sigma factor, with product MDSGTDTAAVPAQELARDPDDTALMLAWAGGDVTAFEQLYARHRAPLYRFLMRQLRDAALADEFFQDVWQRVIAARASWKPEAAFSTWLYRIAHNRLNDHWRGLKHRPPAPEDGDERTARIPDPDTPERSLSEFEQRRRLQCAIEELPDEQRVVVTLRLEQELSLEEIGEITGVGRETVKSRLRYAMDKLRTRLNE from the coding sequence ATGGATTCGGGGACCGACACCGCCGCCGTACCCGCGCAGGAACTCGCGCGGGATCCGGACGACACCGCACTGATGCTGGCCTGGGCCGGTGGCGACGTGACCGCTTTCGAACAGCTCTATGCCCGTCATCGCGCACCGTTGTACCGCTTCCTGATGCGCCAGCTGCGCGATGCGGCGCTGGCCGACGAGTTTTTCCAGGACGTGTGGCAGCGCGTGATCGCTGCTCGCGCGAGCTGGAAGCCCGAGGCCGCATTCAGCACATGGCTCTACCGGATCGCGCACAATCGCCTCAACGACCACTGGCGCGGCCTGAAGCACCGGCCCCCGGCCCCCGAGGACGGCGATGAGCGCACCGCCCGTATCCCCGACCCGGATACGCCCGAACGCAGCCTGTCCGAATTCGAACAGCGCCGCCGGCTGCAATGCGCGATCGAGGAACTGCCCGATGAGCAGCGCGTGGTGGTGACGCTGCGGCTGGAGCAGGAACTGAGCCTGGAGGAGATCGGCGAGATCACCGGCGTCGGCCGGGAAACGGTGAAGTCGCGGCTTCGCTACGCGATGGACAAGCTGCGCACGAGATTGAACGAATGA
- a CDS encoding vWA domain-containing protein, with product MYSPDKLPLLKQSLSMLARQLRPQDRVSIVAYAGSAGLVLPPTTGDRQGEILAALEQLQAGGSTNGGEGIQLAYAMARQAFVEDGVNRVILATDGDFNVGTVDQNSLETLVADQRQSGIALTTLGFGRGNYNDALAEKLANVGNGNHAYIDSAQEARKVLVEEMGSTLLTIAQDVKIQIEFNPAQVSEYRLIGYENRVLAREDFDNDKVDAGEIGAGHEVTALYELTPTGSGADRLPPLRYGAQAPSPAPGLDNEVAHLKLRYKRPGEDISRLIETPVRASQLASAPGPSLRFAAAVAGFADLLRGGSRFDGWGWDAVLAEARSMRGDDANGTRSGFEQLVQDARTLVDPDATAAVSR from the coding sequence ATGTATTCGCCGGACAAGCTGCCGTTGCTCAAGCAATCGCTGTCGATGCTGGCCAGGCAGTTGCGACCGCAGGACCGGGTTTCGATCGTCGCCTACGCCGGTTCGGCCGGACTGGTGCTGCCGCCCACGACCGGCGACCGGCAGGGCGAGATCCTGGCCGCGCTCGAACAATTGCAGGCCGGCGGCAGTACCAATGGTGGCGAAGGCATCCAGCTTGCCTATGCGATGGCACGGCAGGCCTTCGTCGAAGACGGGGTGAACCGGGTGATACTTGCCACCGATGGCGACTTCAATGTCGGCACCGTGGACCAGAACTCACTGGAAACGCTGGTCGCCGACCAGCGCCAGTCCGGCATCGCCCTGACCACGCTCGGCTTCGGCCGCGGTAATTACAACGACGCGCTGGCGGAGAAACTGGCCAATGTCGGCAACGGCAACCACGCCTACATCGACAGCGCACAGGAGGCGCGCAAGGTGCTGGTCGAGGAGATGGGCTCGACCCTGCTGACGATTGCCCAGGACGTGAAGATCCAGATCGAGTTCAACCCGGCGCAGGTGTCCGAGTACCGCCTGATCGGCTACGAGAACCGGGTGCTCGCACGCGAGGACTTCGACAACGACAAGGTCGATGCCGGCGAGATCGGCGCCGGCCATGAGGTCACCGCCCTGTACGAACTGACTCCGACCGGCTCCGGCGCGGATCGGCTGCCACCGCTGCGCTACGGTGCACAGGCGCCCTCGCCCGCCCCGGGCCTGGACAACGAGGTCGCCCACCTGAAGCTGCGCTACAAGCGCCCGGGCGAGGACATCAGCCGTCTGATCGAGACGCCGGTCCGTGCTTCGCAGTTGGCCTCCGCGCCCGGTCCGTCCTTGCGCTTCGCCGCCGCAGTGGCCGGTTTCGCCGACCTGCTGCGCGGTGGCAGTCGCTTCGATGGCTGGGGCTGGGATGCGGTACTGGCCGAAGCGCGTTCGATGCGCGGCGACGACGCCAACGGCACCCGCTCGGGGTTCGAGCAACTGGTCCAGGATGCGCGGACGCTGGTGGATCCGGACGCGACGGCAGCAGTGAGCCGGTAA
- a CDS encoding bifunctional diguanylate cyclase/phosphodiesterase — protein MGLQTLQSKEGVAVVPVAGTAPTADALLRVLRSTLGHGGDVALSWQRDGDEATGTGGNGADSQARVMAARLLANQPGNEGPRRIGSAWTTSDGTRVALAAVLGEPLPQAERHEWLDMARGLIDTWLVAEHALVRVHSLQKSERLQQALYEIADLSGSDMDVSEMLERIHHVVGGLMYAENLYIVLYDEVRATIRFLYFADSRDPYVADPGREIHERELPNSMTFALLKKGEAQFGPSAEIRHRLGVSRDIAHGPDSEDWLGVPIRRDDHVCGALVVQSYERANVYGEEERALLSYVAQHILTALDRRRARDELERRVEERTYALQLTNRDLQAEIVERQRAERLQRALFRIAELSITSGSLERFYAQIHDVVGELLYARNFYIAILRDDDNTLGFPYSVDEREPVRPTRKLGSGLTEWVIRAGKALLADSQRLLQLENSGEVSPRGAMPHCWLGVPLFHEGAVVGVIAVQSYSVAISFTRRDQELLTFVAHHISNGLARKRAQDRLVAAHADLEQRVQARTQELAQANAELLEQIGERLRAEQRLTYQARHDALTGLPNRSQLLERLGLAISRARQQPAATPSFAVLFLDLDRFKLVNDSAGHSAGDHLLVEAGRRIVAAVREDDTVARLGGDEFAILVENLDEKHDSQIVVETLAQRILSLLSQPCWVAGREVFPSASIGIAFWNPRYRNGADLLRDADAAMYRAKAAGRDRWAIFDQAMRDQAVRILDLEADLRRAINNDDFVAFYQPIICLESNAVVGHEALLRWKHERRGLLLPGEFIGMGEDCGLIEQVDWLMYRRVLRHLAAEPGDSYVSINVSPRHFRATDFGDRLLRLADEAGADPSRLRIEITEVALLDDIARAIRMLHNLREHGVLAQIDDFGTGYSALSYLHRFPIECLKIDRSFVAGLDAGGGQESVAVIRAIQALAGTLGIYTIGEGIETGEQSRILAELGCTRGQGYLYGRPVETPMYEVAAA, from the coding sequence ATGGGGCTGCAGACGCTGCAATCGAAGGAAGGAGTCGCCGTCGTGCCGGTCGCCGGCACGGCGCCAACCGCTGACGCGCTGTTGCGGGTGCTGCGCTCGACGCTTGGCCACGGTGGGGATGTGGCGCTGAGCTGGCAACGCGATGGGGACGAAGCCACTGGTACGGGCGGGAATGGGGCGGACTCGCAGGCCCGGGTGATGGCGGCGCGTCTGCTCGCCAACCAGCCCGGCAATGAAGGGCCGCGCCGGATCGGCAGTGCCTGGACCACCAGCGATGGTACCCGCGTGGCGCTCGCGGCCGTTCTCGGTGAGCCCCTGCCGCAGGCAGAGCGCCACGAGTGGCTCGACATGGCCCGCGGTCTGATCGACACCTGGCTGGTCGCCGAGCACGCCCTGGTTCGCGTGCACTCGCTGCAGAAGTCCGAGCGCCTGCAGCAGGCGCTGTACGAGATCGCCGACCTGTCCGGTTCGGACATGGATGTGTCCGAGATGCTCGAGCGCATCCATCATGTCGTCGGTGGACTGATGTATGCCGAAAACCTCTACATCGTGCTCTACGACGAGGTCCGCGCCACCATCCGCTTCCTTTACTTCGCCGACAGCCGCGACCCCTACGTGGCCGATCCCGGGCGCGAGATCCACGAGCGCGAGCTGCCCAACAGCATGACCTTCGCGCTGCTCAAGAAGGGCGAGGCGCAATTCGGGCCCTCGGCCGAGATCCGGCACCGCCTGGGCGTGTCCCGGGATATCGCCCACGGCCCCGACAGCGAGGACTGGCTGGGCGTGCCGATACGTCGTGACGATCATGTTTGCGGCGCGCTGGTCGTGCAGTCTTACGAACGGGCGAACGTCTACGGCGAGGAGGAGCGTGCGCTGTTGAGCTATGTCGCCCAGCACATCCTGACCGCGCTCGACCGTCGCCGGGCCCGCGACGAGCTCGAGCGGCGGGTCGAGGAGCGCACTTATGCGCTGCAGCTGACCAATCGCGACCTGCAGGCCGAGATCGTCGAGCGACAGCGCGCCGAGCGCCTGCAGCGGGCGCTGTTCCGGATCGCCGAACTGTCGATCACCTCCGGCTCGCTGGAGCGCTTTTATGCCCAGATCCACGATGTCGTCGGCGAACTGTTGTATGCGCGCAACTTCTACATCGCGATCCTGCGCGACGACGACAACACGCTCGGATTCCCGTATTCGGTGGACGAGCGGGAGCCGGTGCGGCCGACCCGCAAGCTCGGTTCCGGCCTGACCGAATGGGTGATCCGCGCCGGCAAGGCGCTGCTGGCCGACAGCCAGCGTCTGTTGCAACTGGAGAATTCGGGCGAGGTGAGTCCGCGCGGCGCCATGCCGCATTGCTGGCTCGGGGTGCCGTTGTTCCACGAGGGCGCGGTGGTCGGCGTGATCGCGGTACAGAGCTATTCGGTGGCGATCAGCTTCACCCGCCGCGACCAGGAGTTGCTGACCTTCGTCGCCCATCACATCAGCAATGGCCTGGCCCGCAAGCGTGCGCAGGACCGGCTGGTGGCTGCCCATGCCGACCTTGAACAGCGGGTGCAGGCGCGCACCCAGGAACTGGCCCAGGCCAATGCCGAACTGCTCGAGCAGATCGGCGAGCGTCTGCGTGCCGAGCAGCGCCTGACCTATCAGGCACGCCACGATGCCCTGACCGGCCTGCCCAATCGCAGCCAGTTGCTGGAGCGGCTGGGGCTGGCCATCAGCCGTGCGCGGCAGCAACCGGCCGCAACGCCATCCTTTGCCGTCCTGTTCCTGGACCTGGACCGTTTCAAGCTGGTCAACGACAGCGCCGGCCACTCGGCCGGCGACCACCTGCTGGTCGAGGCGGGCCGGCGCATTGTCGCGGCCGTGCGCGAGGACGACACCGTGGCCCGGCTTGGCGGCGACGAGTTCGCGATCCTGGTCGAGAACCTGGACGAGAAGCACGACAGCCAGATCGTGGTCGAGACCCTGGCACAGCGAATCCTTTCGCTGCTCAGCCAGCCGTGCTGGGTGGCCGGACGCGAGGTGTTTCCCTCGGCCAGTATCGGCATCGCGTTCTGGAATCCCCGTTACCGCAACGGTGCCGACCTGCTGCGCGATGCCGACGCGGCGATGTACCGCGCCAAGGCCGCCGGACGCGATCGCTGGGCGATCTTCGACCAGGCCATGCGCGATCAGGCGGTACGGATCCTCGATCTCGAGGCCGACCTGCGGCGTGCGATCAACAACGACGACTTCGTCGCCTTCTACCAGCCGATCATCTGTCTCGAAAGCAACGCGGTGGTTGGCCATGAGGCCCTGCTGCGCTGGAAGCACGAGCGACGTGGCTTGCTGCTTCCGGGCGAGTTCATCGGCATGGGCGAGGACTGCGGCCTGATCGAGCAGGTCGACTGGCTGATGTATCGCCGCGTCCTGCGGCACCTGGCGGCCGAGCCCGGCGACAGCTACGTGTCGATCAACGTCTCGCCGCGCCACTTTCGCGCCACCGACTTTGGCGACCGTCTGCTGCGGCTCGCAGACGAGGCCGGCGCCGATCCGTCGCGCCTGCGCATCGAGATCACCGAAGTGGCGCTGCTCGACGACATCGCGCGCGCGATCCGCATGCTGCACAACCTGCGCGAGCATGGCGTACTGGCCCAGATCGACGACTTCGGCACCGGCTATTCGGCGCTGTCCTACCTGCACCGGTTCCCGATCGAGTGCCTGAAGATCGACCGCAGCTTCGTGGCCGGTCTCGATGCCGGCGGCGGCCAGGAATCCGTGGCGGTGATCCGTGCGATTCAGGCGCTGGCTGGCACGCTGGGCATCTACACCATCGGAGAAGGCATCGAGACCGGGGAACAGAGCCGGATACTGGCCGAACTCGGCTGTACCCGTGGCCAGGGCTATCTCTATGGCCGACCGGTGGAGACACCGATGTACGAGGTGGCTGCGGCGTAG
- a CDS encoding aldehyde dehydrogenase family protein, giving the protein MAKPARTASGLKPSYPYYLANRPVAANTDLEVLDKYSGRIATRVAFADARVVRKAIVAAYKAREAMAAFPPDKRRDVLEHCARRFEERFEELALALCVEAGKPIRDARGEVTRLIDTFRIAAGEATRINGESLELQISPRTRGYRGMVKRVPIGVCSFITPFNFPLNLVAHKVAPAIAAGCPFVLKPAFKTPVGALIIGEILAETDLPKGAFSVICCSNEDATALVEDDRIALLSFTGGLVGWDLKSRAGKKKVTLELGGNAACIVDADPGLKLDQVVERLVFGAYYQSGQSCISVQRIYAHADIYDKLRRKLKAAVAKLPMGDPRDEKTFIGPVIDEDSAKRIETWIDEARACGAKKLVGGKRSGNMLPATLIENVPRTTALHREEAFGPVAAIEAFEDFEDALDSVNDSDFGLQAGVFTGSLAHAMRAWDRLEVGGVVIGDVPSFRVDNMPYGGVKNSGLGREGVRYAIEDMTEPRLLVIRG; this is encoded by the coding sequence ATGGCCAAACCCGCACGCACCGCCTCCGGACTGAAGCCCAGCTATCCCTATTACCTTGCCAACCGCCCGGTTGCCGCCAACACCGACCTGGAAGTGCTGGACAAGTACAGCGGCAGGATCGCAACCCGCGTCGCCTTCGCCGATGCCCGGGTGGTGCGCAAGGCAATCGTCGCCGCCTACAAGGCACGCGAGGCGATGGCCGCATTCCCGCCCGACAAGCGCCGCGACGTGCTGGAGCACTGCGCGCGCCGCTTCGAGGAACGCTTCGAGGAACTGGCGCTGGCATTGTGCGTGGAAGCCGGCAAACCGATCCGCGACGCACGCGGCGAGGTCACCCGGCTGATCGATACCTTCCGCATTGCCGCCGGTGAAGCGACCCGGATCAATGGCGAGTCGCTCGAGCTGCAAATCTCCCCGCGCACGCGCGGCTATCGCGGCATGGTCAAGCGCGTGCCGATCGGCGTGTGCAGCTTCATCACCCCGTTCAACTTCCCGCTCAACCTGGTCGCGCACAAGGTCGCGCCGGCGATCGCGGCCGGTTGCCCGTTCGTGCTCAAGCCGGCGTTCAAGACCCCGGTCGGCGCACTGATCATCGGCGAGATCCTCGCCGAGACCGACCTGCCCAAGGGCGCGTTCTCGGTGATCTGCTGCTCCAACGAGGACGCCACGGCACTGGTGGAAGACGACCGCATCGCCCTGCTCAGCTTTACCGGCGGCCTGGTCGGCTGGGATCTGAAATCGCGTGCGGGGAAGAAGAAGGTCACCCTGGAGCTGGGTGGCAACGCCGCCTGCATCGTCGACGCCGACCCCGGACTGAAGCTGGACCAGGTGGTCGAGCGGCTGGTGTTCGGCGCCTACTACCAGAGCGGGCAAAGCTGCATCAGCGTGCAACGCATCTATGCCCACGCCGACATCTACGACAAGCTGCGCCGCAAGCTGAAAGCCGCGGTGGCCAAACTGCCGATGGGCGACCCGCGCGACGAGAAGACCTTCATCGGCCCGGTGATCGACGAAGACTCCGCGAAACGGATCGAAACGTGGATCGACGAAGCCCGGGCCTGCGGCGCGAAGAAACTCGTCGGCGGCAAGCGCAGCGGCAACATGTTGCCTGCGACCCTGATCGAGAACGTGCCGCGCACCACCGCGCTGCATCGTGAGGAGGCTTTCGGGCCGGTGGCGGCGATCGAGGCCTTCGAAGACTTCGAGGATGCGCTCGATTCGGTCAACGACAGCGATTTCGGCCTGCAGGCAGGCGTATTCACCGGCAGCCTCGCCCACGCCATGCGCGCCTGGGACCGGCTGGAGGTGGGCGGCGTGGTGATCGGCGACGTGCCGAGCTTCCGCGTCGACAACATGCCCTATGGCGGGGTGAAGAATTCCGGCCTCGGCCGTGAGGGCGTGCGTTATGCGATCGAGGACATGACCGAGCCGAGACTGCTGGTGATCCGCGGCTGA
- a CDS encoding IMPACT family protein translates to MSADTLAGRVQHSAEVKHSRFLAQAAPVTTPDEALAFFDEVGDPAATHNCWAYRIGGLYRFNDDGEPASTAGRPILAAIEGQGFDRVAVVVTRWFGGIKLGAGGLVRAYGGCAAECLRTAPRQPLVEMATLEIAYGFEDTGTVHATVAQFPAEKLDERFDAGGARMRLELPADAVAPLKERLRDATRDRVRLVDEQQ, encoded by the coding sequence ATGAGTGCCGACACCCTCGCCGGACGCGTCCAGCACAGCGCCGAGGTCAAGCACAGCCGGTTCCTGGCCCAGGCCGCGCCGGTGACGACACCGGATGAAGCGCTGGCATTCTTCGACGAAGTCGGCGACCCGGCCGCCACCCACAACTGCTGGGCGTACCGTATCGGCGGCCTGTACCGCTTCAACGACGACGGCGAACCGGCCAGCACCGCGGGGCGGCCGATCCTGGCCGCGATCGAGGGTCAGGGCTTCGACCGCGTTGCGGTGGTGGTGACGCGCTGGTTTGGTGGCATCAAGCTCGGCGCTGGCGGCCTAGTCCGCGCCTACGGCGGCTGCGCGGCCGAATGCCTGCGCACCGCGCCACGGCAGCCACTGGTCGAGATGGCGACGCTGGAGATCGCCTACGGCTTCGAGGACACCGGCACCGTGCATGCCACGGTGGCCCAGTTCCCGGCCGAAAAGCTCGACGAACGGTTCGATGCCGGCGGCGCACGGATGCGGCTGGAATTGCCGGCCGATGCCGTCGCCCCCTTGAAAGAGCGCCTGCGCGACGCCACCCGTGACCGGGTGCGCCTTGTCGACGAGCAGCAATGA